A portion of the Marinilabiliales bacterium genome contains these proteins:
- a CDS encoding transcriptional regulator → MRNTVSWDIIKRFSGADQDCFTFQDVLFKYPDVNKIYLSRVLSGMVEKGMLIKLSRNLYYIVPPSADPQKYVPDWHLVAKYLMRGKKYYIGYYSAMQVHGLITQPSLKEIIVTDLQIKPSIKKIRGVEFQFVYHIEKRFFGFKNIWIDKHNKVMVSDLEKTFVDALTRPHLSGGLVEIGKALYETKEKIDYRKLLEYLNRNASEATKKRYLFLVELLGLTWTNHYDEMLKEIGPSFPVLDTTGPNQGRKDSKFGLKINIDISTIINSIFT, encoded by the coding sequence ATGAGAAATACAGTTAGTTGGGACATTATTAAAAGGTTTTCTGGTGCTGATCAGGATTGTTTTACTTTTCAGGATGTGTTGTTTAAGTATCCCGATGTTAATAAAATTTATCTTTCGAGAGTTCTTTCAGGGATGGTTGAAAAGGGCATGTTGATAAAACTTAGCCGGAATCTTTATTACATTGTCCCTCCAAGTGCTGATCCCCAAAAGTATGTTCCGGATTGGCACCTTGTTGCCAAATATTTAATGAGGGGTAAAAAATATTACATTGGATATTATTCAGCAATGCAGGTACATGGATTAATAACCCAACCAAGCCTGAAAGAGATTATCGTAACTGATCTACAGATAAAACCTTCCATAAAAAAAATCCGGGGAGTTGAATTCCAATTTGTATATCACATAGAAAAAAGATTCTTTGGGTTTAAAAACATATGGATCGACAAGCATAATAAAGTAATGGTCAGTGATCTTGAGAAAACATTTGTTGATGCTTTGACACGCCCGCATTTAAGTGGTGGATTGGTTGAAATTGGCAAAGCATTGTATGAAACAAAGGAAAAAATCGATTATCGGAAATTACTTGAGTACTTAAACCGTAATGCAAGCGAGGCCACAAAGAAGAGATACTTGTTTCTTGTGGAATTGCTCGGTCTTACCTGGACAAACCATTATGATGAAATGTTAAAAGAAATTGGTCCAAGTTTTCCAGTTCTCGATACCACCGGTCCAAATCAAGGCCGGAAAGACTCAAAATTCGGCTTGAAGATCAATATTGATATAAGTACTATTATAAACTCAATATTCACATGA